Proteins encoded in a region of the Ptychodera flava strain L36383 chromosome 4, AS_Pfla_20210202, whole genome shotgun sequence genome:
- the LOC139131486 gene encoding uncharacterized protein isoform X8: MTPIRARGQSDFDSSSPKSIDFYKRVKDLQEKEIESQNMLSTHQPEVLGPHISEYRGGHVQMRLKKDPPQETYRPKSWHHRHEDPKQEPAVVKNQHHEHYARMKTFSPPGTSSSSFNPEHRSWKDRNYSSSSRLDIMRSTTSLVNFNEEAKPQSKRGLVKQRTNAYDDMSHRALESAKFQRSEQGEPRNTQPMFQSLNLDKQRELYRQPHVRDFEKNNRNDLSEPNREQKWKAQPHVKEQTTEPLWAKHLERNDSFSRRVERMKDNKHIPVQRVPAQPQPQPQQYRVEETTNIGKGSSSHQVPSSNSDVQKSQSPAWRESETSLRPNSGPAETVKRSELTFMISSDGSQPKNSEPYLKDQYLSPKPAQEYARTPPSSTRREMSPPIPPQRDSSMKSFIKYHDKSPSWPVHTHGLNKPTIETQDSPVHAHAHTWSENTYARDKANMAAEVDSQEPLFVEGHRAQVRTLPVAKQPEEKTFVYQAHKEREPEKLRSDYSEEKSRTFYHPVHISPKGGYMIDGKHYQYPPSSKFELHTATVYRVEMEEPLHAEMPEPPTNSEPKFAKSYEYSEKYNIPSPPTRDIPLETQELKPELVNLDSPLPPRKRDLAKVSPERVRSPESLNSTIKSTGSTENMIQKYESFLRSNLEEQGYDSQVAEPLSTDLPKANYQRRFSREKVRDIAMKLEKDTQPCQNVVQTHLEQAPMMNGYQEETKQSPQGEHPESTLGKEKGSDDRWREDITHLDDEKASSIKRWWNSPCDYQVMPGMGTELSRKRSGMSPAEETAKRFETTLNEKGNLDDKTVSSDTNLSSDSRDELSKRLPSYSSRGDAPKPSSFTKSVEQPARHIGSRPSESGQSVTRYPESERKGISQEETYPDGVFYSQKDSHTQYSDKYRHGEPIDLLKMKEMREKERQRDREESLRKRTEAKSPVSPTNERVSILSHLQRENNQSKTVMATQK, translated from the exons GGGACAGTCAGACTTTGATAGTTCGAGTCCCAAGTCAATCGATTTCTACAAACGAGTGAAAGATTTACAAGAAAAAGAGATAGAAAGCCAAAATATGCTCTCTACCCATCAACCAGAGGTCTTAGGACCTCACATATCAGAGTACAGAGGTGGACACGTTCAGATGAGGCTGAAAAAAGACCC ACCTCAAGAGACATATCGGCCAAAGTCGTGGCATCACCGACATGAGGATCCTAAACAGGAACCAGCCGTTGTGAAAAATCAACACCACGAACATTATGCTAGAATGAAAACATTTTCCCCTCCTGGTACTTCATCGTCGTCATTTAACCCAGAGCACAGATCATGGAAAGACCGGAACTACAGTTCATCCTCCCGCTTGGATATAATGCGATCTACGACCAGTTTGGTCAACTTCAATGAGGAAGCTAAACCCCAAAGCAAGAGGGGACTAGTAAAACAGAGGACTAATGCATATGACGACATGTCACACAGGGCCTTAGAGTCTGCGAAATTTCAACGCAGCGAGCAGGGCGAGCCCAGGAACACACAGCCTATGTTTCAGAGCCTGAATCTGGACAAACAGCGGGAACTATACCGGCAGCCACATGTCAGAGACTTTGAGAAAAACAACAGAAATGACTTGAGTGAACCAAACAGGGAGCAGAAGTGGAAGGCACAGCCTCATGTGAAAGAGCAAACTACTGAGCCACTGTGGGCTAAACACCTCGAGCGCAACGACAGTTTCTCTCGCCGAGTGGAGAGAATGAAAGACAACAAACACATTCCTGTGCAGCGAGTACCTGCACAACCGCAACCGCAGCCCCAACAGTACAGAGTTGAAGAGACGACCAACATTGGAAAGGGGTCATCTTCTCACCAAGTGCCATCAAGTAATTCTGACGTACAGAAATCCCAGAGTCCTGCATGGAGGGAATCTGAAACCAGCCTGAGGCCAAACAGTGGTCCAGCAGAGACTGTCAAAAGAAGTGAACTCACTTTCATGATTTCGTCGGACGGCTCACAACCCAAGAATAGTGAGCCCTATCTCAAAGACCAGTACTTGTCTCCCAAGCCTGCTCAAGAGTATGCCAGAACACCGCCATCATCCACCAGGCGAGAAATGTCCCCACCTATCCCACCGCAGAGAGATTCCAGTATGAAATCCTTTATCAAATACCATGACAAATCCCCATCCTGGCCAGTGCACACCCATGGCTTGAATAAGCCAACCATAGAAACACAGGACAGCCCCGTGCATGCCCATGCGCACACATGGTCAGAAAATACCTATGCACGTGACAAAGCCAACATGGCAGCGGAGGTGGACAGCCAAGAGCCGCTGTTCGTTGAAGGACATCGGGCACAGGTTCGAACACTGCCAGTGGCTAAACAGCCAGAGGAAAAGACATTTGTGTACCAGGCTCACAAAGAGAGAGAGCCAGAGAAGTTGAGATCTGATTACAGCGAGGAGAAATCCAGGACTTTCTATCACCCAGTGCATATATCCCCTAAAGGTGGTTACATGATCGATGGGAAACACTACCAATACCCGCCCTCGTCCAAGTTTGAGCTGCACACAGCAACCGTGTACAGAGTTGAAATGGAAGAGCCCTTGCATGCAGAGATGCCAGAGCCCCCGACAAACAGCGAGCCAAAATTTGCCAAGTCCTATGAGTACAGTGAAAAGTACAACATCCCATCCCCTCCTACCAGAGACATTCCCCTTGAGACACAGGAATTGAAGCCAGAATTGGTGAACTTGGACTCACCCTTGCCCCCTAGGAAAAGAGATCTGGCCAAAGTGTCTCCGGAAAGAGTTCGCTCTCCGGAGTCTCTCAATAGCACCATCAAGAGCACAGGAAGCACTGAAAACATGATTCAAAAGTATGAGTCCTTTCTGCGGAGCAATCTGGAGGAGCAAGGGTACGATAGCCAGGTGGCCGAGCCACTGAGCACAGACCTACCAAAGGCTAATTATCAAAGACGTTTCAGTCGAGAAAAAGTAAGGGACATTGCGATGAAACTAGAAAAGGATACACAGCCTTGCCAAAATGTAGTGCAGACGCACTTGGAACAGGCACCCATGATGAATGGATACCAGGAAGAGACAAAACAATCCCCACAAGGGGAGCATCCAGAGAGCACTTTGGGAAAGGAGAAAGGATCGGATGACAGATGGAGGGAAGACATAACTCACCTTGACGATGAAAAGGCTTCATCAATAAAGAGATGGTGGAATAGCCCGTGTGATTACCAGGTCATGCCGGGAATGGGCACCGAGCTGTCCCGCAAGCGCTCTGGCATGAGCCCTGCCGAGGAGACGGCAAAAAGGTTCGAAACCACTCTCAATGAAAAGGGAAACCTTGATGACAAAACAGTCTCATCTGACACTAATCTCAGCAGTGACAGTAGAGATGAACTTTCTAAAAGATTGCCATCATATTCCAGCCGTGGAGATGCTCCAAAACCATCATCATTTACAAAATCAGTTGAGCAGCCAGCAAGGCACATTGGCAGTAGACCGTCAGAATCAGGGCAGAGTGTAACACGCTaccctgaaagtgaaagaaaaggCATCTCTCAGGAAGAGACGTACCCTGATGGTGTTTTTTACTCTCAGAAGGACAGCCACACACAATACAGTGATAAATACAGACACGGAGAACCCATTGATCtcctgaaaatgaaagaaatgagagagaaagaacgTCAGAGAGATAGAGAAGAGTCGCTGAGAAAAAGGACAGAAGCCAAGAGTCCCGTATCCCCTACCAATGAGAGGGTTTCAATTCTGTCCCATTTGCAGCGCGAAAACAACCAGAGTAAAACCGTGATGGCTACGCAAAAGTGA
- the LOC139131486 gene encoding uncharacterized protein isoform X5 encodes MGLQFTKCGSGKSESVTVRDDSFVILFQGWGTVQRGQSDFDSSSPKSIDFYKRVKDLQEKEIESQNMLSTHQPEVLGPHISEYRGGHVQMRLKKDPPQETYRPKSWHHRHEDPKQEPAVVKNQHHEHYARMKTFSPPGTSSSSFNPEHRSWKDRNYSSSSRLDIMRSTTSLVNFNEEAKPQSKRGLVKQRTNAYDDMSHRALESAKFQRSEQGEPRNTQPMFQSLNLDKQRELYRQPHVRDFEKNNRNDLSEPNREQKWKAQPHVKEQTTEPLWAKHLERNDSFSRRVERMKDNKHIPVQRVPAQPQPQPQQYRVEETTNIGKGSSSHQVPSSNSDVQKSQSPAWRESETSLRPNSGPAETVKRSELTFMISSDGSQPKNSEPYLKDQYLSPKPAQEYARTPPSSTRREMSPPIPPQRDSSMKSFIKYHDKSPSWPVHTHGLNKPTIETQDSPVHAHAHTWSENTYARDKANMAAEVDSQEPLFVEGHRAQVRTLPVAKQPEEKTFVYQAHKEREPEKLRSDYSEEKSRTFYHPVHISPKGGYMIDGKHYQYPPSSKFELHTATVYRVEMEEPLHAEMPEPPTNSEPKFAKSYEYSEKYNIPSPPTRDIPLETQELKPELVNLDSPLPPRKRDLAKVSPERVRSPESLNSTIKSTGSTENMIQKYESFLRSNLEEQGYDSQVAEPLSTDLPKANYQRRFSREKVRDIAMKLEKDTQPCQNVVQTHLEQAPMMNGYQEETKQSPQGEHPESTLGKEKGSDDRWREDITHLDDEKASSIKRWWNSPCDYQVMPGMGTELSRKRSGMSPAEETAKRFETTLNEKGNLDDKTVSSDTNLSSDSRDELSKRLPSYSSRGDAPKPSSFTKSVEQPARHIGSRPSESGQSVTRYPESERKGISQEETYPDGVFYSQKDSHTQYSDKYRHGEPIDLLKMKEMREKERQRDREESLRKRTEAKSPVSPTNERVSILSHLQRENNQSKTVMATQK; translated from the exons GGGACAGTCAGACTTTGATAGTTCGAGTCCCAAGTCAATCGATTTCTACAAACGAGTGAAAGATTTACAAGAAAAAGAGATAGAAAGCCAAAATATGCTCTCTACCCATCAACCAGAGGTCTTAGGACCTCACATATCAGAGTACAGAGGTGGACACGTTCAGATGAGGCTGAAAAAAGACCC ACCTCAAGAGACATATCGGCCAAAGTCGTGGCATCACCGACATGAGGATCCTAAACAGGAACCAGCCGTTGTGAAAAATCAACACCACGAACATTATGCTAGAATGAAAACATTTTCCCCTCCTGGTACTTCATCGTCGTCATTTAACCCAGAGCACAGATCATGGAAAGACCGGAACTACAGTTCATCCTCCCGCTTGGATATAATGCGATCTACGACCAGTTTGGTCAACTTCAATGAGGAAGCTAAACCCCAAAGCAAGAGGGGACTAGTAAAACAGAGGACTAATGCATATGACGACATGTCACACAGGGCCTTAGAGTCTGCGAAATTTCAACGCAGCGAGCAGGGCGAGCCCAGGAACACACAGCCTATGTTTCAGAGCCTGAATCTGGACAAACAGCGGGAACTATACCGGCAGCCACATGTCAGAGACTTTGAGAAAAACAACAGAAATGACTTGAGTGAACCAAACAGGGAGCAGAAGTGGAAGGCACAGCCTCATGTGAAAGAGCAAACTACTGAGCCACTGTGGGCTAAACACCTCGAGCGCAACGACAGTTTCTCTCGCCGAGTGGAGAGAATGAAAGACAACAAACACATTCCTGTGCAGCGAGTACCTGCACAACCGCAACCGCAGCCCCAACAGTACAGAGTTGAAGAGACGACCAACATTGGAAAGGGGTCATCTTCTCACCAAGTGCCATCAAGTAATTCTGACGTACAGAAATCCCAGAGTCCTGCATGGAGGGAATCTGAAACCAGCCTGAGGCCAAACAGTGGTCCAGCAGAGACTGTCAAAAGAAGTGAACTCACTTTCATGATTTCGTCGGACGGCTCACAACCCAAGAATAGTGAGCCCTATCTCAAAGACCAGTACTTGTCTCCCAAGCCTGCTCAAGAGTATGCCAGAACACCGCCATCATCCACCAGGCGAGAAATGTCCCCACCTATCCCACCGCAGAGAGATTCCAGTATGAAATCCTTTATCAAATACCATGACAAATCCCCATCCTGGCCAGTGCACACCCATGGCTTGAATAAGCCAACCATAGAAACACAGGACAGCCCCGTGCATGCCCATGCGCACACATGGTCAGAAAATACCTATGCACGTGACAAAGCCAACATGGCAGCGGAGGTGGACAGCCAAGAGCCGCTGTTCGTTGAAGGACATCGGGCACAGGTTCGAACACTGCCAGTGGCTAAACAGCCAGAGGAAAAGACATTTGTGTACCAGGCTCACAAAGAGAGAGAGCCAGAGAAGTTGAGATCTGATTACAGCGAGGAGAAATCCAGGACTTTCTATCACCCAGTGCATATATCCCCTAAAGGTGGTTACATGATCGATGGGAAACACTACCAATACCCGCCCTCGTCCAAGTTTGAGCTGCACACAGCAACCGTGTACAGAGTTGAAATGGAAGAGCCCTTGCATGCAGAGATGCCAGAGCCCCCGACAAACAGCGAGCCAAAATTTGCCAAGTCCTATGAGTACAGTGAAAAGTACAACATCCCATCCCCTCCTACCAGAGACATTCCCCTTGAGACACAGGAATTGAAGCCAGAATTGGTGAACTTGGACTCACCCTTGCCCCCTAGGAAAAGAGATCTGGCCAAAGTGTCTCCGGAAAGAGTTCGCTCTCCGGAGTCTCTCAATAGCACCATCAAGAGCACAGGAAGCACTGAAAACATGATTCAAAAGTATGAGTCCTTTCTGCGGAGCAATCTGGAGGAGCAAGGGTACGATAGCCAGGTGGCCGAGCCACTGAGCACAGACCTACCAAAGGCTAATTATCAAAGACGTTTCAGTCGAGAAAAAGTAAGGGACATTGCGATGAAACTAGAAAAGGATACACAGCCTTGCCAAAATGTAGTGCAGACGCACTTGGAACAGGCACCCATGATGAATGGATACCAGGAAGAGACAAAACAATCCCCACAAGGGGAGCATCCAGAGAGCACTTTGGGAAAGGAGAAAGGATCGGATGACAGATGGAGGGAAGACATAACTCACCTTGACGATGAAAAGGCTTCATCAATAAAGAGATGGTGGAATAGCCCGTGTGATTACCAGGTCATGCCGGGAATGGGCACCGAGCTGTCCCGCAAGCGCTCTGGCATGAGCCCTGCCGAGGAGACGGCAAAAAGGTTCGAAACCACTCTCAATGAAAAGGGAAACCTTGATGACAAAACAGTCTCATCTGACACTAATCTCAGCAGTGACAGTAGAGATGAACTTTCTAAAAGATTGCCATCATATTCCAGCCGTGGAGATGCTCCAAAACCATCATCATTTACAAAATCAGTTGAGCAGCCAGCAAGGCACATTGGCAGTAGACCGTCAGAATCAGGGCAGAGTGTAACACGCTaccctgaaagtgaaagaaaaggCATCTCTCAGGAAGAGACGTACCCTGATGGTGTTTTTTACTCTCAGAAGGACAGCCACACACAATACAGTGATAAATACAGACACGGAGAACCCATTGATCtcctgaaaatgaaagaaatgagagagaaagaacgTCAGAGAGATAGAGAAGAGTCGCTGAGAAAAAGGACAGAAGCCAAGAGTCCCGTATCCCCTACCAATGAGAGGGTTTCAATTCTGTCCCATTTGCAGCGCGAAAACAACCAGAGTAAAACCGTGATGGCTACGCAAAAGTGA